In Puntigrus tetrazona isolate hp1 chromosome 18, ASM1883169v1, whole genome shotgun sequence, one genomic interval encodes:
- the LOC122322977 gene encoding LOW QUALITY PROTEIN: extracellular calcium-sensing receptor-like (The sequence of the model RefSeq protein was modified relative to this genomic sequence to represent the inferred CDS: inserted 1 base in 1 codon; deleted 1 base in 1 codon), protein MFLYLYTFLFFYQLHTKAGNTLCRIMGDPQYPLLSKDGDITIGGLFPVHSIESLPSFEFTKKPQLISCSSVYLRDFRLAQIMIFAIEEINRSESLLPNVSVGYRIYDTCGSRLSTMSATMGLMNGQEFGAGYRCSGQSPLHAIIGESESSPTVILSRTTGPFKIPVISHSASCDCLSNRKDYPSVFRTMASDYHQSRALASIVKDLGWSWVGAVNSDNEYGNYGMAIFLKIAQEKGICVEYSVKFYRTEPEKLQKVVDTIKKSTAKVIIAFTSLPEMGLLTEQLSIQNITGFQMIGVKSWITVNSLITPNIFRVLGGSLGFAVRKINIEGFADYVLKEFWNTAFPCSQNEGNYSQYSLDCSRYKELLSLKNYNKDVPEQRYASYVYKAVYAVAHSLHGLLKCTEKEGCEEGRTIQPQQIVDTLKKVNFTIKTGDYVWFDNTGGAVAQYDIINWQKDSDGAIHFKSVGYYDASLPPHQRLVLNTKNIIWSGGQLEKPRSVCSESCPPGTRKAAKKGRPICCFDCIPCAEGEISNETDSNNCKQCPEEFWSNAEKNKCVLKAVEFLSFSEVMGIVLVFFLTVRTGLTVLVAILFYEKKNTPIIKANNSELSFLLLFSLTLCFLCSLTFIGRPTEWSCMLRHSVFGITFVLCISCVLGKTIVVLMAFKATLPGSDVMKWFGPAQQRLCVLSFTLVQVLVCVLWLTISPPFAHKNMTYYKEKIILECSLGSTIGFWAVLSYIGLLAIFCFILAFLARTLPDNFNEAKFITFSMLIFCAVWLTFIPAYVSSPGKYTVAVEIFAXLASSFGLLFCIFTPKCYIILFKPEQNTKQNMMGKTMSKSG, encoded by the exons ATGTTCCTCTACCTTTATACATTCTTGTTTTTCTATCAGCTTCATACCAAGGCAGGAAACACTCTTTGCCGAATAATGGGAGATCCACAGTATCCGCTGCTTTCTAAGGATGGAGACATAACAATTGGAGGCCTCTTTCCAGTCCACAGCATAGAATCATTACCTTCATTTGAGTTTACAAAGAAACCTCAGCTTATATCATGCTCCAG TGTGTATCTGAGAGATTTTCGACTGGCACAAATCATGATATTTGCCATTGAGGAGATTAACAGAAGTGAAAGCTTGCTCCCAAATGTCTCTGTTGGCTATAGAATCTATGATACCTGTGGATCAAGACTGTCTACTATGAGTGCAACTATGGGACTGATGAATGGTCAGGAGTTTGGTGCAGGATACAGATGCAGTGGCCAGTCTCCTTTACATGCTATAATAGGCGAATCAGAGTCTTCTCCAACAGTGATTCTGTCCAGAACTACGGGACCTTTTAAAATTCCAGTG ataagTCACTCAGCCTCATGTGACTGTCTCAGTAATAGGAAAGATTACCCTTCAGTCTTCAGGACAATGGCTAGTGATTACCACCAGAGCAGAGCACTGGCATCCATAGTCAAGGACTTAGGATGGTCTTGGGTTGGAGCTGTAAACAGTGACAATGAATATGGAAACTATGGAATggcaatatttttgaaaatagccCAGGAGAAGGGGATTTGTGTAGAGTACTCTGTCAAATTCTACCGAACAGAGCCAGAAAAACTCCAGAAAGTGGtagacacaataaaaaaaagcacagcaaaagttattattgcatttacttCACTTCCTGAGATGGGCTTACTTACTGAACAGTTAAGTATTCAGAACATTACAGGCTTCCAAATGATTGGAGTGAAGTCATGGATAACTGTAAACAGTCTGATTACTCCAAACATTTTTCGGGTGCTTGGAGGGTCACTTGGGTTTGCAGTGAGAAAAATCAACATTGAAGGTTTTGCagattatgttttaaaggaattCTGGAACACAGCTTTTCCATGTTCACAAAATGAGGGGAATTATTCTCAATATTCATTAGACTGCAGTAGATATAAGGAactactttcattaaaaaattacaacaaagaTGTGCCTGAACAAAGATATGCAAGCTACGTCTACAAAGCAGTTTATGCTGTGGCTCATTCACTGCACGGTCTACTCAAGTGCACAGAAAAAGAAGGTTGTGAGGAAGGCCGGACAATACAACCACAGCAg ATTGTTGACACTCTAAAAAAGGTAAATTTCACCATAAAAACAGGAGATTATGTGTGGTTTGACAACACTGGAGGTGCAGTAGCCCAATATGACATTATTAACTGGCAAAAGGACTCAGATGGTGCAATACACTTTAAATCAGTGGGATACTATGATGCCTCGCTGCCCCCTCATCAACGCTTAGTGCTtaatactaaaaacataatCTGGAGTGGAGGACAGCTGGAG AAACCAAGGTCTGTGTGCAGTGAAAGCTGTCCTCCAGGAACTAGGAAGGCTGCAAAAAAAGGAAGACCTATCTGCTGTTTTGACTGTATTCCATgtgcagaaggagaaatcagtaaTGAGACAG ATTCAAATAACTGCAAGCAGTGTCCAGAAGAATTTTGGTCTAatgctgagaaaaataaatgtgtgttaaaggcTGTAGAGTTTCTGTCTTTCTCAGAAGTTATGggtatagttttagttttttttctcactgttcGGACAGGATTAACTGTGCTGGTGGCCATCCTCTTTTAC GAGAAGAAGAACACCCCCATAATAAAAGCCAACAACTCAGAGCTTAGTTTTCTGCTGCTCTTCTCATTAACTTTGTGTTTCCTCTGTTCACTCACCTTCATTGGTCGACCCACTGAATGGTCCTGTATGTTACGTCACTCAGTGTTTGGGATTACTTTTGTTCTCTGTATCTCCTGTGTTCTGGGAAAAACAATAGTAGTGTTGATGGCCTTTAAGGCTACACTtccaggaagtgatgtcatgaaatggtttggACCTGCACAACAACGACTCTGTGTTCTTTCCTTTACTCTTGTACAGGTTCTTGTATGTGTGCTTTGGCTAACAATATCTCCTCCATTTGctcacaaaaatatgacatattATAAGGAAAAGATCATTCTTGAGTGCAGTCTGGGTTCTACCATAGGTTTCTGGGCTGTGCTCAGTTATATTGGACTATTAGCTATATTTTGCTTCATTCTGGCTTTTCTGGCTCGCACACTGCCTGATAACTTCAATGAAGCAAAATTCATCACATTCAGTATGCTCATATTTTGTGCTGTATGGCTCACCTTTATCCCAGCTTATGTCAGTTCTCCTGGAAAATATACTGTAGCTGTGGAGATATTTG ATTTAGCCTCAAGCTTTGGCTTactattctgtatttttacaccTAAATGTTATATCATCCTGTTCAAGCCTGAacaaaatacaaagcaaaaTATGATGGGAAAAACAATGTCTAAGTCcgggtaa